One Hippoglossus stenolepis isolate QCI-W04-F060 chromosome 9, HSTE1.2, whole genome shotgun sequence genomic region harbors:
- the LOC118115121 gene encoding phytanoyl-CoA hydroxylase-interacting protein, translated as MDAPLSTPCNIQICEVTCDSFRIMWDMTSEDTARATHFFIDLSRKESRDPNRFKHRDVPTKLVAKAVPLPMAVRGHWFLSPRTEYCVAVQTAVRQPDGDYLVSEWSQVVEFCTGDYAMEHLQQLLDKAKGSAGRLLKFSVFYRNQHTEYFDYVRRECGGLMRPALKDNSGSHGSPINAKLQGVFFSCNTEFDTGLPPKDSPYGPLRYQIPAGHLLNPDICLYFADFYCMYTAYHYVVLVLAPVGSEGDTFCRTRLPMLDLASNPFLTYTAPQREGEEPLFCHSSDVILEVLFTEPVHLDQGSVEQISGHHQLMSLTTANAKKDPSCKVCNISVGR; from the exons ATGGACGCCCCTCTCTCCACCCCATGCAACATCCAGATTTGCGAGGTCACCTGTGACTCCTTCCGCATCATGTGGGACATGACCTCGGAGGACACTGCCCGAGCCACGCACTTCTTCATCGACCTGAGCCGCAAAGAGAGCAGGGACCCCAACCGCTTCAAACACAGG GATGTGCCAACCAAGCTTGTGGCCAAGGCCGTTCCTCTCCCCATGGCAGTGAGGGGACACTGGTTCCTCAGCCCTCGGACAGAGTACTGCGTTGCTGTTCAAACTGCTGTCCGTCAGCCAGACGGTGACTACCTGGTGTCAGAGTGGAGCCAGGTGGTGGAGTTCTGCACTGGAG ACTATGCCATGGAACACCTACAGCAGCTTCTTGACAAGGCAAAAGGCTCCGCAGGGAGGCTGCTGAAATTCTCTGTGTTCTATCGCAACCAGCACACCGAATACTTTGACTACGTCAG GAGGGAATGTGGAGGACTAATGCGTCCAGCTCTGAAAGACAACAGTGGGAGTCACGGTTCTCCCATAAATGCCAAACTACAGGGAGTCttcttcagctgcaacacagagTTTGACACAGGCCTACCTCCCAAAGACTCCCCTTATGGCCCGCTGCGTTACCAGATCCCAGCTGGACACCTGCTGAACCCTGACATCTGTCTGTACTTTGCAGACTTCTACTGTATGTACACAGCCTACCATTATGTGGTGTTGGTGCTAGCCCCTGTTGGCTCAGAGGGAGATACCTTCTGTCGCACCCGCCTCCCCATGCTGGACTTGGCTTCCAACCCCTTCCTGACATACACTGCCCCCCAGAGGGAAGGGGAAGAGCCTCTGTTCTGCCACTCCAGCGATGTCATCCTCGAGGTGCTTTTCACAGAGCCGGTTCATTTGGATCAGGGCAGCGTGGAGCAGATCAGCGGACATCACCAGCTGATGAGTCTGACCACAGCCAATGCCAAGAAAGACCCAAGCTGCAAAGTGTGCAACATTAGCGTGGGACGCTGA
- the polr3d gene encoding DNA-directed RNA polymerase III subunit RPC4, whose translation MAESGSGDPSGQRVPTPGGSSAGLMKGRRPSGAMTPVRLPSMRSRDLTLGGVKKKTFTPNIIGRKAKEDTKLEGGERREKRDPNRGRGQRDRGRGRGRPEVIQSHSIFEQGPAEMMMKKRGGYENERDAPSAGPSPIINIKKEKRETEEETKEILRNLERENVIDDPFLQSEESSCPVQLPLAVSGWGFKEEFSNTAKIEKMEDDCEPMEPAVKVKQEPEEIEIKKSEAAFKPPPIPEPEILHDLLNRWSLSKGEELFFIQLPDSLPGQPPTKEHKPQKTEVQSEDGQSVLLKTESQEEEAEENCCNLKDLREGVVGKMLVRKSGRVQLILGQVTLDVSLGASCSFLQELVSVGTEGRTGDLTVLGNVQHKMVCSPDFEALLEGSA comes from the exons ATGGCTGAGTCAGGCTCAGGTGACCCCAGTGGGCAACGTGTGCCAACTCCTGGAGGGAGCAGTGCCGGACTGATGAAGGGCCGCCGACCTTCAGGTGCCATGACTCCCGTCCGTCTCCCTTCAATGCGATCGAGAGACCTCACCCTGGGCGGAGTGAAGAAG AAAACGTTTACACCCAACATCATCGGCCGAAAAGCCAAAGAGGA CACAAAACTTGAAGGCggggaaaggagagagaaaagggatcCCAATCGAGGGCGAGGTCAGAGAGATAGAGGCAGGGGCCGAGGTCGTCCAGAGGTCATCCAGTCCCACTCTATTTTTGAACAGGGGCCTgctgagatgatgatgaaaaagaGAG GCGGCTATGAAAATGAGCGAGATGCTCCGAGCGCGGGGCCCTCACCCATCATCAATattaaaaaggagaagagggagacggaggaagagacTAAAGAGATCCTGCGCAATCTGGAACGAGAAAAC GTTATAGACGATCCCTTCCTGCAGAGTGAGGAGAGTAGCTGCCCCGTCCAGCTCCCCCTCGCTGTGTCAGGATGGGGATTCAAGGAGGAATTCAGTAACACTGCTAAAATTGAGAAGATGGAGGATGATTGTGAACCTATGGAGCCTGCAGTTAAAG TCAAACAGGAGCCAgaggaaatagaaataaagaagtCCGAGGCAGCGTTCAAGCCTCCTCCTATCCCTGAGCCTGAGATTCTGCACGACCTGCTGAATAGGTGGAGTCTGAGCAAAGGGGAGGAGCTGTTCTTTATTCAGCTGCCCGACTCGCTGCCCGGCCAACCCCCTACCAAAGAGCACAAGCCGCAGAAGACGGAGGTGCAGTCAGAGGATGGCCAGTCTGTGCTTCTGAAAACAGAGTCTCAG gaagaggaggctgaagaGAACTGCTGTAATCTGAAAGATCTGCGGGAGGGTGTTGTAGGAAAGATGCTGGTGCGGAAGTCAGGCCGGGTTCAGCTCATACTGGGACAAGTGACTCTGGACGTGTCTCTGGGAGCTTCGTGCTCTTTCCTTCAG GAGCTGGTCTCTGTCGGTACGGAGGGAAGAACAGGCGACTTGACTGTTTTGGGAAATGTCCAACACAAAATGGTTTGTTCTCCAGACTTTGAGGCTTTACTGGAGGGCAGTGCTTGA